A segment of the Erythrobacter sp. F6033 genome:
AAGGTCGACCAACCACGGTGCAGCGGGTTCAAAACCGGGACTGATCGCGAGACCCGTGAAAATCATCATCGGCAGAAATACGCCGAGCACGATACCGTACGTGATCCGCTGGAGTCCGTTGTATATCTGTCCATGCCCTTCGAATTTACGGGCCAGATGCGATTTGATTTCACCTGCAATGGATCGCGGCGACCAATCGTTCAGAGATGTACGCAGATCGCGCCAGAAATGCTTGTTCGCTATGCTCGCAACCCACATCACAAGCAGGGCGAGAGCGAATATCCAAGCTGCGAGGCTATGCCAATCACGCGCAGCCGCCAGATCGTATCGGCCAAAAGGTAAAGTGGTCCAGCCAGGAAACCGCATTACGCTCGCCCATGCATCGGCAGGATCGTAACCGTAGTCACCCCAGTATAGATACCTGTGAGCGTTCGAAATATTCAGCCCTGACATGAACAGAACAATCAGAGCGGCAGCGTTCAGCCAGTGCCAAAGGCGCGTAATCAGACCATGCCGTTTCATGCTTGAATACCACGCGCCGTCGCTTGTTCGCGGGCCAGCCAGATGACATCGCGGTCCTGATCGAGCAGGTGTTGGCCGCTATCGATGAACAGCGTCTCTCCACTGCGCAATTGACCGGATGACAAAAACAGAGCGGCGTCTACTATTTCGCGAGCATTGGTCTTTCGTTTTAGGAGGTTGAGCCGATGGGAAAGCTCGGTCTCTTCCTCGCTTTGATCATGGCTTGCCAGGATGGCGCCGGGCGCGATGCCATAGATGCGGCCTCCTTCTCGCGCAGTACCTTTCGCCAGCATCTTGATCGTCGAAGACAGCGCGTGCTTTGACATTGTGTAGCTGAAGAAGTCAGGATTTGGGTTGGCGATCTTCATATCAGTAATCTGGATGACACAGCGCTGCGCCGAGCTGCGAGCGTGAGCCAAATACGCCTGAGACATCCGCGCCGGGGAGAGAGAGTTGACCTGCATTGCTTCCCGGTTCGTTGCGGGATCAAGATTGGTTGCACCATCGTAGTGAAAGACCGACGCCGAATTTATCAGACATCGCCAATTCGGCAGGCGTTGAGCCAACTTGGCAACCATTGCCAACGCTGCATCGTCATCGGTCAAATCGCACTGCACCGTTTCCGCAGTCCCTAACTCAAGGGCCAAGGCATCGGCGGGATCGGTTGAGGATTTGTAATGGATGACGACATGCCAGCCGGCTGCCGCAAAGCCTCGAGCGAGCTCCGCGCCTATTCTGGTGGCGCCTCCGGTTATCAAGACGGCTGGGAGTGTCATTACGTTATTGGCCTATCAGCGCCGGGCTGGGCATTCAATCACCACCAAACACAAATCGGCGCTGCCAGCGATTGGAGCTGGCAGCGCCGAAAATCACTGTTGTGCTTGATCAGTTACCGACAGCGAGCCGATCCGCGATCTATCTCCCTGCCAAGAACCGCGCCCAATGCGCCGCCAAGCAAGGTGCCGACGGTTCTGTCACCGCGCGTGTCGATTGCTCGACCAATCAACGCGCCACCAGCGGCACCAATGATTAGACCAGTCGTGCCGTTGTCACGCTTGCAGTAATAGCGGCCGTCACGGCCACGCCAGACCCGATCACCGCGCCGGACGCGCTGTGGTTCGTAATACCGACCGTAGCGGTCGTAGCGGTCACCGCGGTAACGCTTGTTCTTCTTGTAACGACGACGCTCATAATAATCATCGTCATCGTCCCAACGATCATCATCAAGATTCGCCACATACTCAAACGGCGTTTCCGCCAGAACGATGGTAGCCATTGACTGGTCCGTTAGGTTGGGGGTGAACTCCGCAGCCTGTGCTGGAGCGGAGAATGCAGCGAGCGAACCGGCTGCGGCGACTAGAGCGATTTTCTTCATGTCATTTCCTTCCTGAAATTCTGCGATGGAGGCAGAATTGTTCAGGAAAAAAGAACTGAATATGAACAGGTGATTCAAGTAGGCGATTTGAAGGTGAGCCGTTGAGCGTGAGCGACGAACGGACAATCAGCCGAGTTTAGCGAGAGCCTTGGAGCGCAGTTTTGGTGCGAGTCTTGGCAATGCGGCAAGCTCTTTCAGTTCATCTGAGTCGGCTTTTCCAGCGATGAGAGCGTTGAATGTTCGAGCCACAGTCCAGTCGGAGTGACCAGTCTCTACGCGTTCCAACATGTCCCCAGCTTGCGCGTCACCAATTTCAAGAACACGGAAGTACCAGCCGCACCGCGCGGTCTTGATGATTTTTGCAACCATCCCTTTGGCCTCGCAAACTGAACTGAACCGGTGTTCGATCTTCCAACACGGCTGGCGCGGCTGGCTTATCTCGATCAAAGCGCCGCCGAGCTTGAAGCGATCACCGATATGGACATCATCTTCTGATAAGTCGCTTACGGCGAGGTTTGATCCGAATGCGCCCGGTTCGTCGAGTAAATCGATCGGACCAATCTGTTCTCGCCAGAAAGCGTGATGGTCCAAAGGGTAAAGGTGCAATGCCATTTCGGGGCCGCCATGCACTCTGCGGTCAGCTTGTTCATCGGGCGCGAGGCCGTCTTCAAGGATCTGCACGATCCTTTCGCGTGGACGCTTTATGATGGCGCTTGTCTCGGCCCCGTTAAATGGGCGTGCTGTGCCCGTGCAAATGGCCTCGATCGTTCGTTTCACGCTTTCCTCGCCGTTAGAGCCATCCAATCGCGTTGAACCCCGTCAGAGCCGTTTCCGGCATATATATCGGTCTCGACCATCTCAAATCCGGCTTGCAGATAGGTCACATTCAACCATTTCGGATCAGGCAGGTTCGTCCATCGGCCAAGCGGGTCGCGTCCTTCATTAGGATGCTGGGCATCACAAAGCTTGAAGTTCGCAAAGTGCCACCCTCTCGGCCGAAGCGAGCGATGAATGCGAGCCAAAGCATCGCTTAGCGCAGCGCGGGGCAGGTGGAGTAGGCACGCATGCGCCCAGACCGCGTCATAGTCCTGATCAGCCTTAAGCTCATCAAATCGCATCTGCCGCGCTTTCAAGTCGAAGGATGCGTTGGCTTTGCTCACCATGGCTGCGGTGCCGTCCGTCGCATCAACCTCAAAACCGCGATCGACCATATGTTTAGCATCGCGTCCATTTCCGCATCCGAGCTCGAGCACTCGCGCACCTTGGTTCAGGCGATCGAGAAACGGGTCGAGATGGCGATGGCGATCAAGCGCTGTGCTTAAAGTATAGCGGGGAGCAGCCGCTTCGTAGTATTCTATGGTCGCAGCGTCGTACTTCACGCCTCAGCCGTTTGCCCCGCTGCCGCTTCACGATCACGGTCCGCGCGGCTCTTCTTCTGCGCGGCTGTCTTCAACTGCCCGCAGGCCGCATCAATATCGCGGCCGCGCGGCGTGCGTACAGGGGCGCTGATGCCGTTTTCAAAAATGATGTTTGAAAAGCTCTTGATGCGTTCGGGCGTTGAGCATTCGTACTCTGCTCCGGGCCATGGGTTGAACGGGATCAGATTGACCTTCGCGGGCAAATCAAATTTCTTGAGCAGTCGGACAAGCTCGTGCGCGTCTTCGTCGCTGTCGTTTTTGTCCTTCAGCATCACGTATTCAAATGTAATCCGGCGCGCGTTTGAGGCTTTGGGATAGTCTGCGCAGGCTTGAAGCAGCTCTTCGATCCCATATTTGCGATTGAGCGGCACGATCTCATCGCGGACCGGTTTGGTGACCGCGTGCAGACTGATCGCTAGGTTCACGCCGATTTCTTTTGCGCAGCGCTCCATCATCGGAACCACGCCGCTGGTAGAAAGCGTGATGCGTCGCTTCGACAGAGCAAGACCTTCGCCATCCATCACAAGCTGCATGGCATCGCGAACATGGTCGAAGTTGTAGAGCGGTTCGCCCATGCCCATCAGAACGATGTTGGTGAGCAAACGTCCGTCGGCGGAATAGTGCCCCGTATCCTCAGCGTCTTCCAAGCCATCCATCCGACCCTTGGGCCATTCGCCCAACGCGTCACGGGCCAGCATAACCTGACCGACGATCTCGCCGGGTGTCAGATTGCGGACGAGCCGCATCGTGCCAGTGTGGCAGAACGTGCAGTTAAGCGTGCAACCTACTTGGCTTGAAATGCACAACGTCCCGCGATCTGCATCAGGGATGAAGACCATCTCGAAATCGTGGCCATCATCGGTTTGCAGCAGCCACTTTCGCGTGCCGTCGC
Coding sequences within it:
- a CDS encoding cytochrome b/b6 domain-containing protein — encoded protein: MKRHGLITRLWHWLNAAALIVLFMSGLNISNAHRYLYWGDYGYDPADAWASVMRFPGWTTLPFGRYDLAAARDWHSLAAWIFALALLVMWVASIANKHFWRDLRTSLNDWSPRSIAGEIKSHLARKFEGHGQIYNGLQRITYGIVLGVFLPMMIFTGLAISPGFEPAAPWLVDLLGGRQSARSLHFIFAWALFAFFVVHIVMVILSGPAKQVWNMITGGSREAEIDG
- a CDS encoding SDR family oxidoreductase, with translation MTLPAVLITGGATRIGAELARGFAAAGWHVVIHYKSSTDPADALALELGTAETVQCDLTDDDAALAMVAKLAQRLPNWRCLINSASVFHYDGATNLDPATNREAMQVNSLSPARMSQAYLAHARSSAQRCVIQITDMKIANPNPDFFSYTMSKHALSSTIKMLAKGTAREGGRIYGIAPGAILASHDQSEEETELSHRLNLLKRKTNAREIVDAALFLSSGQLRSGETLFIDSGQHLLDQDRDVIWLAREQATARGIQA
- a CDS encoding glycine zipper 2TM domain-containing protein; translated protein: MKKIALVAAAGSLAAFSAPAQAAEFTPNLTDQSMATIVLAETPFEYVANLDDDRWDDDDDYYERRRYKKNKRYRGDRYDRYGRYYEPQRVRRGDRVWRGRDGRYYCKRDNGTTGLIIGAAGGALIGRAIDTRGDRTVGTLLGGALGAVLGREIDRGSARCR
- a CDS encoding MOSC domain-containing protein, whose amino-acid sequence is MKRTIEAICTGTARPFNGAETSAIIKRPRERIVQILEDGLAPDEQADRRVHGGPEMALHLYPLDHHAFWREQIGPIDLLDEPGAFGSNLAVSDLSEDDVHIGDRFKLGGALIEISQPRQPCWKIEHRFSSVCEAKGMVAKIIKTARCGWYFRVLEIGDAQAGDMLERVETGHSDWTVARTFNALIAGKADSDELKELAALPRLAPKLRSKALAKLG
- a CDS encoding class I SAM-dependent methyltransferase, whose protein sequence is MKYDAATIEYYEAAAPRYTLSTALDRHRHLDPFLDRLNQGARVLELGCGNGRDAKHMVDRGFEVDATDGTAAMVSKANASFDLKARQMRFDELKADQDYDAVWAHACLLHLPRAALSDALARIHRSLRPRGWHFANFKLCDAQHPNEGRDPLGRWTNLPDPKWLNVTYLQAGFEMVETDIYAGNGSDGVQRDWMALTARKA
- the rlmN gene encoding 23S rRNA (adenine(2503)-C(2))-methyltransferase RlmN — encoded protein: MADTELMSIPGQVDPVPVARNITPREDGRIDLMGLPKSRIRELFTDAGLDEKQAKLRSKQVYHWLYHRGVTEFDAMTDIGKTMRPWLTERFVVGRPNIVEAQHSSDGTRKWLLQTDDGHDFEMVFIPDADRGTLCISSQVGCTLNCTFCHTGTMRLVRNLTPGEIVGQVMLARDALGEWPKGRMDGLEDAEDTGHYSADGRLLTNIVLMGMGEPLYNFDHVRDAMQLVMDGEGLALSKRRITLSTSGVVPMMERCAKEIGVNLAISLHAVTKPVRDEIVPLNRKYGIEELLQACADYPKASNARRITFEYVMLKDKNDSDEDAHELVRLLKKFDLPAKVNLIPFNPWPGAEYECSTPERIKSFSNIIFENGISAPVRTPRGRDIDAACGQLKTAAQKKSRADRDREAAAGQTAEA